One Papaver somniferum cultivar HN1 chromosome 10, ASM357369v1, whole genome shotgun sequence genomic window carries:
- the LOC113318937 gene encoding light-inducible protein CPRF2-like, which yields MDRVFSVEENSDPYWTAPPPAPPLQPPQSSSTTTMDDDDLSMKNQMMNRSSSEWTFQKFLQEAETHTLPSSSSVANNNEEVVEIKEPVILHPPPNPSQPSDLSANGSVPIDSEEYQTILKRRLEMACAAVALSRASSAKSQDFSPVAYNGSPTQVSGTTQLASSQASGTTQMGSQASGKGPGHGISMEQDRAVKGPLGIPALPAVLQKKSGVQIGRTTSISSREQSEDDDLDGETEITDNMDPADVKRVRRMLSNRESARRSRRRKQAHLSELETQVAQLRVENSSLLKRLTDISQKYNEAAVDNRILKADVETLRAKVKMAEETVKQVTGYNNPIFQAVSEISTMGIQFDSSPSDTSADAAVPTQDAISQQFYQPVPDPPSDQGVSNTSSDTPSVLPVEDIQNSPGTNYKMGRTSSMQRVASLEHLQKRIRGGTTTSDPHTVQWDPSWNPETPQTANSNPKQSPV from the exons atggATAGGGTGTTTTCAGTGGAAGAAAATTCCGACCCGTATTGGACAGcgccaccaccagcaccaccactacaaccaccacaatcaagttcaacaacaacaatggatgatgatgatttgagtatgaagaatcagatgatgaaTCGAAGTTCATCTGAATGGACTTTTCAGAAGTTTCTTCAAGAAGCTGAAACTCATACtttaccttcttcttcctctgtaGCTAATAATAATGAAGAAGTGGTTGAGATTAAAGAACCTGTTATTCTTCACCCTCCTCCTAATCCTTCACAGCCGTCTGATTTATCAGCCAATGGCAGTGTTCCCATAGATTCGGAGGAATATCAAACTATTCTAAAACGCCGTCTTGAAATggcttgtgctgctgttgctttATCTAGG GCATCATCTGCAAAATCTCAGGATTTTTCTCCTGTAGCTTACAATGGGTCGCCGACCCAAGTTTCGGGTACAACACAATTAGCATCATCCCAAGCTTCTGGTACTACACAAATGGGGTCCCAAGCGTCTGGGAAAG GCCCTGGACATGGTATATCCATGGAACAAGATAGGGCTGTTAAGGGACCACTTGGAATTCCAGCTTTACCTGCTGTGTTGCAGAAAAAATCAGGCGTTCAAATTGGACGTACAACTAGTATCTCGTCGAGAGAACAATCTGAAGATGACGACCTTGATGGAGAAACAGAAATCACAGATAATATGGATCCTGCCGATGTAAAACGCGTAAGAAG AATGCTGTCAAATAGGGAATCAGCTAGACGGTCTAGAAGAAGAAAGCAAGCACACCTAAGTGAGCTCGAGACACAG GTTGCGCAGTTAAGGGTTGAAAACTCTTCATTGCTGAAGCGTCTTACTGATATAAGTCAAAAGTACAATGAAGCTGCTGTTGACAATAGAATTTTGAAAGCAGATGTTGAAACATTGAGAGCAAAG GTGAAGATGGCCGAAGAAACAGTTAAGCAAGTGACAGGGTACAACAATCCAATATTCCAAGCCGTGTCTGAGATATCTACCATGGGGATACAATTTGATAGTAGCCCATCAGACACATCTGCAGATGCTGCAGTGCCTACCCAAGATGCCATCAGCCAACAATTTTATCAACCCGTTCCTGACCCTCCGAGCGACCAGGGAGTGAGCAATACATCGTCTGATACTCCTTCGGTCCTTCCAGTTGAAGACATTCAGAATTCTCCAGGAACCAACTACAAAATGGGACGAACATCCTCCATGCAACGAGTTGCCAGTTTAGAACATCTTCAGAAACGCATCCGAGGTGGAACCACAACATCTGATCCTCATACTGTGCAGTGGGATCCATCATGGAACCCTGAAACACCCCAAACAGCTAATAGTAACCCTAAACAAAGTCCAGTCTGA